The following proteins are co-located in the Dyadobacter chenwenxiniae genome:
- a CDS encoding TonB-dependent receptor has translation MKIFLTILLFHITYCGITQTSISGRITDQKGHALPGASIYIKGTYDGTSSDAAGNFKVQIDASGSQTLNVQAVGFKSQEVAMDLKGQPLTVDIILSEAINQLNAVTISAGAMEAGDEKKSVVLKPLDIVTTSGAMGNITAALLTLPGTSTVGNDGRLFVRGGDASETAIFIDGLQVGNAFGSTTSNVPTRARFSPNLFKGSFFSTGGYSAEYGQALSSALALNTLDLPLRNQGDVSVMSLGGGYTQTLVKNDHAITASANYYNLAPYQSLVKQNFDWEKAPSSWDSEVSLRQKWGNAGTGKAGFIKAYFHTEGSRMAIWQKLPGIDGRGDRVKLNNHYNYGNVSFRHSGNKGWLFYGGAALSDNRDAIQFNADDIKQVNRIFHSKIVAVRDFSSQFSMKNGLEYYAKSYAETLLDQNQTRQFADNLFNHFIEATYYFSNRLIMVGGLRSGHSSLAKQTWLTPRFSVAYKLNNQGQFSFAAGKFKQLAEEKLRIFQTDLKNAAATHYILNYFIVNNNRTFRAEAFYKNYEKLVTYNGLPSAPKNVALNGSGYARGVDFFLRDKKTIKDTDFWITYSFVDSKRKFAAYETKVQPTFAPKHNGSVVVKHFVTAMKSLVGTSWSWNSGYTYNDPNLPGEMQRKTKAYSDLSFSISYLPKPNVILHVACSNVLGRQNVYGYQYATQPDEEGSYAGKPVGQGAKRFLFAGLFITLSKDKKANQLNNL, from the coding sequence ATGAAAATTTTCCTTACGATTCTGTTATTCCATATTACGTATTGCGGCATCACCCAAACCTCCATTTCAGGGCGAATCACCGATCAGAAAGGACATGCACTTCCAGGTGCCAGCATTTATATTAAAGGCACTTACGACGGAACTTCCTCCGATGCAGCAGGTAATTTCAAGGTGCAGATCGATGCATCCGGCAGTCAGACATTGAATGTGCAGGCCGTGGGTTTTAAAAGCCAGGAAGTTGCTATGGATCTCAAAGGCCAGCCGTTGACCGTTGACATCATCCTGAGCGAGGCTATCAACCAGTTGAATGCGGTAACCATTTCCGCAGGGGCGATGGAAGCGGGCGATGAGAAAAAGTCCGTTGTACTGAAACCACTGGACATTGTCACAACGTCTGGCGCAATGGGCAACATTACTGCTGCACTGCTTACGCTGCCGGGCACTTCCACAGTGGGCAATGACGGGCGGTTGTTTGTACGCGGAGGCGACGCCTCGGAAACTGCTATTTTTATTGATGGCCTGCAAGTAGGAAATGCATTCGGCAGCACTACTTCCAATGTCCCTACCCGCGCCCGTTTCAGCCCGAATTTGTTCAAAGGCTCATTTTTCAGCACCGGCGGATATTCGGCAGAATACGGCCAGGCGCTGTCGTCCGCATTGGCATTGAACACGCTGGACCTGCCGCTCAGAAACCAGGGCGATGTGAGTGTAATGTCCCTGGGCGGCGGCTACACCCAAACATTAGTAAAAAACGACCACGCAATAACGGCATCGGCCAACTACTATAATCTGGCGCCTTACCAATCCTTGGTTAAGCAAAATTTTGACTGGGAAAAGGCCCCTTCCAGCTGGGATTCTGAGGTTTCGTTGCGCCAGAAATGGGGCAATGCGGGGACTGGAAAAGCGGGATTCATCAAAGCCTACTTTCACACCGAAGGGAGCAGGATGGCGATCTGGCAAAAACTTCCTGGCATTGATGGCCGAGGCGATCGCGTGAAACTAAACAATCATTATAACTACGGGAATGTTTCATTTCGGCATTCGGGAAATAAAGGCTGGCTATTTTATGGCGGCGCGGCTCTGTCTGACAACAGGGATGCCATTCAGTTTAATGCGGATGATATTAAGCAGGTTAACCGGATCTTTCATTCCAAAATCGTCGCTGTAAGGGATTTCTCGTCTCAATTTTCAATGAAAAATGGCCTGGAATACTATGCCAAGAGTTATGCAGAGACATTATTGGATCAAAATCAGACAAGGCAATTCGCTGATAATTTGTTCAATCATTTTATCGAAGCGACGTATTATTTCAGTAACCGCCTCATTATGGTGGGTGGCTTGCGGAGCGGACATAGCAGCTTGGCCAAACAAACATGGCTTACGCCCCGATTCTCGGTTGCTTACAAATTGAATAATCAAGGTCAGTTTTCGTTCGCGGCAGGGAAATTCAAACAGCTTGCGGAAGAGAAACTAAGGATATTTCAAACCGATCTGAAAAACGCAGCAGCAACACATTACATTCTCAATTATTTCATCGTCAACAACAACCGCACATTCCGCGCTGAGGCTTTTTATAAAAATTACGAAAAGCTGGTCACTTATAACGGCTTGCCAAGCGCTCCCAAAAACGTTGCTTTAAATGGCTCGGGTTATGCAAGAGGCGTAGATTTTTTCCTGCGCGACAAAAAAACGATTAAAGACACGGATTTCTGGATCACTTACAGTTTCGTTGACAGCAAGCGGAAATTTGCCGCTTATGAAACCAAAGTTCAGCCGACATTTGCCCCAAAACACAATGGCTCCGTGGTGGTGAAACATTTTGTGACCGCCATGAAATCGCTAGTGGGAACCTCCTGGTCGTGGAACAGCGGCTATACTTATAATGATCCGAATCTTCCGGGCGAAATGCAGCGCAAAACAAAGGCATACAGCGATTTGAGTTTTAGTATCAGTTACTTGCCCAAACCCAATGTAATCCTGCATGTCGCCTGCTCCAATGTTTTGGGACGACAAAATGTCTACGGTTATCAATATGCCACGCAACCGGACGAGGAAGGTTCTTATGCGGGTAAGCCAGTGGGCCAGGGCGCAAAGCGGTTCCTCTTTGCAGGGCTTTTCATCACACTTTCCAAAGACAAAAAAGCGAATCAATTAAACAATTTATAA
- a CDS encoding multidrug effflux MFS transporter, with amino-acid sequence MSKKTYFFLILILGSLTALGPFSIDMYLPGFPAIAKDLHTTAAKVSLSLSGFFVGISLGQLLYGPLLDRFGRKRPLFIGLVVYIIASAGCAMAQSINDLILLRVIQAIGSCAATVASVAMVRDLFPVKDNAKVFSLLLLVVGVSPMIAPTVGGYVTDAFGWHSVFWILTGMGIAILIATVLWLPDSYKPDKTLSLKPKPILINFLQVVREPQFYTYALTGAIAFSGLFAYVSGSPLVFMEVFHTDGKVYGWIFAFLSVGFIGSSQLNTLFLRKFTSEQVVNVALICQVIVSFAFLAAALAGFLTLPVTIAFLFFFLCCIGYTYPNAAALSLAPFTRNAGSASALMGAFQMGAGTLISIVISLFEEPSVVPMVAAMAGSSVLALSVLVFGRRFIKEKVEVQQGADAGVMH; translated from the coding sequence ATGTCCAAAAAAACCTACTTCTTTCTCATCCTGATTTTGGGCAGCTTAACGGCACTCGGGCCGTTTTCCATCGACATGTATTTGCCCGGCTTTCCAGCCATTGCCAAGGATCTGCACACCACTGCGGCCAAAGTTTCGCTCTCTTTATCAGGCTTTTTTGTGGGGATTTCCCTGGGTCAGCTGCTGTACGGTCCGCTGCTCGACAGATTCGGACGGAAGAGACCGTTGTTCATCGGCCTGGTCGTTTATATTATCGCCTCCGCAGGCTGTGCCATGGCGCAGAGCATTAATGACCTTATTTTGCTGAGGGTTATTCAGGCGATTGGCAGCTGTGCGGCCACGGTGGCATCCGTTGCCATGGTGAGGGACCTTTTTCCGGTGAAGGATAATGCAAAGGTCTTTTCGCTGTTACTTTTGGTTGTGGGTGTTTCGCCCATGATCGCACCTACCGTCGGCGGGTATGTAACAGACGCATTTGGCTGGCATTCGGTGTTTTGGATACTGACTGGAATGGGTATCGCTATTTTAATTGCAACAGTCCTTTGGTTGCCAGATAGTTATAAACCGGATAAAACGCTTTCGCTGAAACCAAAGCCCATTTTGATCAATTTCCTGCAAGTGGTTCGTGAGCCGCAGTTTTACACTTACGCGCTGACAGGTGCCATCGCATTCTCGGGATTATTTGCTTACGTGTCAGGCTCGCCGCTCGTTTTTATGGAGGTTTTTCATACGGACGGCAAAGTGTACGGCTGGATATTTGCTTTTCTTTCCGTCGGATTTATTGGTTCGAGTCAATTAAATACGTTGTTTTTAAGAAAGTTCACCAGTGAGCAAGTTGTTAATGTGGCTTTGATTTGTCAGGTAATAGTGAGTTTTGCGTTTCTTGCCGCAGCATTGGCCGGGTTCCTGACATTGCCGGTCACCATTGCTTTCCTGTTTTTCTTTCTTTGCTGCATTGGTTACACTTATCCAAATGCCGCCGCGCTTTCCCTGGCACCTTTTACGAGAAATGCGGGTAGCGCTTCCGCATTGATGGGGGCCTTTCAAATGGGAGCCGGCACATTGATTTCCATTGTGATCAGCTTATTTGAAGAGCCATCCGTTGTTCCGATGGTTGCAGCCATGGCAGGATCTTCAGTGCTGGCGCTTTCGGTGCTGGTTTTCGGCAGGCGTTTTATCAAGGAAAAAGTGGAAGTGCAGCAAGGCGCAGATGCCGGTGTCATGCATTAA
- a CDS encoding AAA domain-containing protein: MDYFKKLLDLLKTEREEDRQSYQRLIERSSVSERRANGLSWYPIAIRGSEMSRGDYLAVEVERTTHQDLSHQLRFGMPAVLFSNHEPKRDRLEGIITHQNGNRLKITLRTDELPDWSRDGKLGIDLLFDDNSYDEMQGAVKSAAALHENEKEGRLVKILTGEKSPSFNQELPKISIPELNSSQNDAVHKILSASDLAIVHGPPGTGKTTTLVQAIKALIKQDHQQILVVAPSNTAVDLLSEKLTDEGLNVLRVGNPVRVSERLMSLTLDSKLSGHARMKDIKALKKQANEYKNLAHKYKRNFGKAERDQRKALFDEAHKIMKEVGSVEQYAIEDILSKAQVITATLVGANHYTVRNLKYKTVVIDEAGQALEPACWIPILKADKVVFAGDHFQLAPTIKSSEAAKNGLSTTLLEKCISLHPESVTLLEEQYRMNEAIMGYSSKIFYQNKLKANASVAHHLVFPNDAPLGFIDTAGCGFDEKLEGTSSTNPDEAVFVFKHLAQYVNELTHSKNFKAEGFPSIAVISPYKEQIGLLKEQLAHHVFLQPFVNKISVNTIDSFQGQERDVVYISMTRSNPEGEIGFLSDIRRMNVAMTRARKKLVVIGDSATLSNLPFYSDFISYAEGLNAYQSAWEFADV; this comes from the coding sequence ATGGATTATTTCAAAAAGCTCCTCGATTTACTTAAAACAGAAAGGGAAGAAGACCGGCAATCTTACCAGCGACTGATCGAAAGGTCGTCCGTTTCGGAACGCCGTGCGAACGGATTAAGCTGGTATCCCATTGCAATTCGCGGCTCGGAAATGAGCCGCGGCGATTATTTAGCAGTTGAAGTTGAGCGGACTACGCACCAGGATCTTTCGCATCAGCTCCGTTTTGGCATGCCGGCAGTTTTGTTTTCCAATCATGAACCCAAGAGGGACCGGTTGGAAGGCATTATCACGCATCAAAACGGGAACAGGCTGAAAATTACTTTGCGAACAGACGAATTGCCGGATTGGTCACGCGATGGAAAGTTGGGTATCGATCTGCTTTTTGATGACAATAGTTATGACGAAATGCAAGGTGCAGTTAAGTCGGCAGCTGCATTGCACGAAAATGAGAAAGAAGGGCGTTTGGTGAAAATCCTCACGGGTGAAAAATCACCTTCTTTCAATCAGGAACTTCCCAAAATATCAATTCCGGAATTGAACAGCTCGCAAAACGATGCCGTTCATAAAATCCTGTCAGCGTCGGACCTTGCCATTGTGCACGGGCCTCCGGGAACAGGAAAAACTACCACATTGGTTCAGGCGATCAAAGCCTTGATTAAACAAGATCATCAGCAGATCCTGGTTGTGGCGCCGAGCAACACTGCCGTTGATTTATTGAGCGAAAAGCTTACGGATGAGGGGCTTAATGTGCTCCGGGTTGGTAATCCGGTCCGCGTTTCGGAGCGGTTAATGTCGCTCACATTGGATAGCAAACTTTCCGGTCACGCGCGGATGAAGGACATTAAGGCCTTGAAAAAGCAGGCAAACGAATATAAAAACCTGGCTCACAAATACAAAAGAAATTTTGGAAAGGCCGAACGCGATCAACGCAAAGCACTTTTTGATGAAGCCCACAAGATCATGAAGGAAGTAGGAAGCGTGGAGCAATATGCGATTGAAGACATCCTGAGCAAGGCACAGGTGATCACCGCAACATTGGTCGGTGCTAACCATTACACGGTCAGAAATTTAAAATATAAAACTGTGGTCATCGATGAGGCTGGCCAGGCATTGGAACCGGCATGCTGGATACCAATCCTGAAAGCCGATAAAGTAGTGTTCGCTGGCGACCACTTCCAGTTAGCACCGACCATTAAATCGAGTGAAGCTGCGAAAAATGGTTTGAGCACAACCTTATTGGAAAAATGCATCTCTTTGCATCCGGAATCTGTGACTTTGCTGGAAGAGCAATATCGTATGAATGAGGCGATTATGGGATATTCGTCGAAAATATTCTATCAAAATAAACTGAAAGCCAACGCCTCTGTCGCCCATCATCTGGTGTTTCCAAATGACGCTCCATTGGGATTTATAGACACGGCAGGTTGCGGTTTTGACGAAAAGCTGGAAGGGACGAGTTCTACAAATCCGGATGAAGCTGTGTTTGTATTCAAACATCTGGCTCAGTATGTGAACGAGTTGACACATTCCAAAAACTTCAAAGCAGAGGGATTTCCAAGCATTGCGGTCATTTCCCCGTATAAAGAGCAAATTGGCCTGTTGAAAGAACAGTTGGCCCATCATGTTTTTTTGCAACCATTTGTTAACAAAATTTCGGTTAATACGATCGATAGCTTCCAGGGCCAGGAACGTGATGTTGTTTACATCAGCATGACGCGCAGCAACCCCGAAGGCGAGATCGGTTTCCTTTCGGACATTCGCCGGATGAATGTAGCTATGACCCGGGCGCGCAAAAAACTAGTCGTAATTGGTGACAGCGCCACACTTTCCAATTTGCCTTTTTACTCGGATTTTATTTCCTATGCCGAGGGCCTGAATGCTTACCAGAGCGCATGGGAGTTCGCGGACGTCTGA
- a CDS encoding DUF5686 and carboxypeptidase regulatory-like domain-containing protein codes for MLKHYVSAILLSLMVISQGFTQGTSSSGIKGIIKTKKGEPLPYAAIVVKGTSISTISNEEGRYQLDLKPGYYEVIFQYLGFKTGQKGFTVENKMETFDLTMEEQALNLGEVRIGSRDEDPAYTIMRRAIAKSRYHLLQVDSYVAKAYSKSSIVITDLPLEFLYKKELKEMEGEMNFKKGVPMLNESVSEVTFKQPNTYKQKVIAARNSQDKGFASPNAYLLTSFYQPEVVKAVSPLSPRAFAYYKFEYQGAFRENGIEVNKIKVTPRSYGEGVYKGTIHIIEDEWSIYSLDLTTVNTGFTIDIKQVYSAVQGVWMPVNQQFHVQGGIYGLKGKGDFVISQSFSNLKINPTFKPDIVVVDDKKQKEEAKKVKLTSREIKSQKLEEVVSKQKEFSAKNLRKLMKEYEKQDIKAKEEKGEDIDLNFTRSDSTVVDSMASMRSTAFWDSIRTVPLTNAEVKSYTRLDSIVVMKQGSEEQKDSLKVANSDTTKSNKKGGGLGFVGDIFTGHSFRLGKKSPWRLDYVTPLRGAQVNTVEGLVLNGGGFKLRYKGNGARKTPDSLQIGTNGVKRFSAPRADSEFSLNALTRYSFARQKLMATGGIGYRWKRNEINVSGGQAVSQFNSENPMHPLLNSVTTLFLEQNFIKIYEKNFVSLDFGTDRENEHFELKVNVEYADRSPLRNLGNTNPYRWIDWKRREFTSNIPFNDELTDESRTASVEMQEHQALTLGLAAAYKPWQKYRTRKGKTSYYDDDSPKLSVNYRKGINNVFGSDVKYDFFQISIQHGFETGVRSKLSYKLAAGQFWGDSVAFPDYQHFAGNRFFFQMGDPVSTFRMLDYYRYSTSKHFFEAHVLSEFRKFLLTQITWFRVLGIKENFMLHYLATPTSNNYAELGYGLDVGIRFPFRLEVVNSFEGFKYKHTVFRVGTTMNFNLGRN; via the coding sequence ATGCTTAAACATTACGTTTCTGCCATTCTGCTCTCCCTAATGGTCATCAGTCAGGGCTTCACACAAGGCACTTCTTCCAGTGGGATTAAAGGGATTATCAAAACCAAAAAGGGGGAACCGTTGCCGTATGCTGCGATTGTTGTCAAAGGCACATCCATCAGCACGATCTCCAACGAAGAGGGGCGCTATCAGTTGGACCTGAAACCGGGTTACTACGAGGTCATTTTTCAATATTTAGGTTTTAAAACAGGGCAGAAAGGGTTTACCGTTGAAAATAAAATGGAAACCTTCGATCTCACGATGGAAGAGCAGGCACTCAACCTCGGCGAGGTACGTATAGGAAGTCGCGATGAGGATCCCGCCTACACCATTATGCGCCGTGCAATTGCCAAAAGCCGCTATCATTTACTTCAAGTGGACAGTTATGTGGCCAAAGCCTATTCCAAATCTTCGATTGTAATTACAGATCTTCCTTTGGAATTTTTGTATAAAAAGGAATTGAAGGAGATGGAGGGGGAAATGAATTTCAAGAAAGGCGTTCCCATGCTAAATGAAAGCGTTTCCGAAGTGACATTTAAGCAGCCCAACACTTACAAGCAGAAGGTTATTGCTGCCAGAAATAGCCAGGACAAGGGTTTTGCAAGTCCCAATGCTTACTTGCTAACCAGTTTTTATCAGCCCGAAGTTGTAAAGGCCGTTTCTCCATTGTCGCCGCGTGCTTTTGCCTACTATAAATTTGAGTATCAGGGTGCTTTCCGTGAAAATGGCATTGAGGTAAATAAAATAAAAGTCACCCCGCGCTCCTACGGTGAGGGCGTTTACAAAGGAACGATCCACATCATTGAAGATGAATGGAGCATTTACAGTCTTGATCTGACGACGGTTAACACGGGTTTTACCATTGACATTAAACAGGTTTATAGCGCGGTTCAAGGTGTTTGGATGCCTGTCAACCAGCAGTTCCACGTTCAGGGCGGCATTTATGGACTGAAAGGGAAAGGTGATTTTGTGATCTCGCAATCGTTTTCAAACCTCAAAATTAACCCCACTTTCAAGCCGGATATTGTGGTTGTGGATGATAAAAAGCAGAAAGAAGAAGCTAAAAAAGTGAAGCTGACAAGCCGGGAAATCAAGTCGCAGAAGCTGGAAGAGGTCGTTAGCAAGCAAAAAGAATTTTCGGCCAAAAACCTTCGCAAACTGATGAAGGAATACGAAAAGCAGGACATAAAGGCCAAAGAAGAGAAGGGTGAAGACATTGACCTTAACTTTACCCGAAGTGATTCGACAGTGGTGGATTCGATGGCCAGCATGCGCAGCACGGCTTTTTGGGATTCCATCCGCACTGTTCCGCTGACGAACGCCGAAGTTAAAAGTTACACGCGATTGGACAGTATTGTAGTCATGAAACAAGGCTCGGAGGAGCAAAAGGACAGTTTGAAAGTGGCCAATTCCGACACTACAAAAAGTAATAAAAAGGGTGGTGGATTGGGTTTCGTGGGCGATATTTTCACCGGTCACAGTTTCAGATTAGGCAAGAAAAGCCCCTGGCGGCTCGATTATGTAACGCCGCTGCGGGGTGCACAGGTTAACACGGTGGAAGGACTCGTTTTAAATGGTGGTGGTTTTAAATTGCGTTATAAAGGCAATGGTGCTAGGAAAACACCCGACAGTTTGCAAATCGGGACCAATGGCGTAAAGCGGTTTTCTGCTCCCCGGGCGGATTCGGAATTCTCGCTCAATGCGCTTACGCGTTATTCCTTTGCGCGGCAGAAACTCATGGCGACGGGCGGGATTGGTTATCGCTGGAAACGGAATGAAATCAATGTTTCAGGCGGGCAGGCGGTCTCTCAATTCAATAGTGAAAACCCAATGCATCCGTTGCTGAACTCGGTTACGACGCTGTTTTTGGAGCAGAACTTTATCAAAATCTATGAAAAGAATTTTGTAAGTCTCGACTTCGGCACGGACCGTGAAAATGAACATTTCGAGCTAAAAGTCAACGTTGAATATGCGGACCGCAGCCCGTTGCGAAATTTGGGGAACACCAACCCTTATCGCTGGATCGACTGGAAACGAAGGGAGTTTACTTCAAACATTCCTTTTAATGATGAGTTGACTGACGAAAGCCGCACTGCTTCAGTTGAGATGCAGGAGCATCAGGCCTTGACATTGGGCCTTGCGGCAGCTTACAAGCCGTGGCAAAAATACCGGACGCGAAAAGGGAAAACTTCTTATTATGACGATGATTCCCCAAAGTTGTCGGTTAATTACCGCAAAGGCATTAACAATGTGTTCGGCAGCGATGTCAAATATGATTTTTTCCAAATCAGCATTCAGCATGGATTTGAAACCGGAGTAAGAAGTAAGCTGAGTTATAAGCTTGCTGCGGGACAATTTTGGGGAGACAGCGTTGCTTTTCCGGATTACCAACATTTCGCAGGCAATCGCTTTTTCTTCCAGATGGGCGATCCCGTCAGCACATTCCGGATGCTCGATTATTATCGTTACAGCACTTCCAAACATTTCTTTGAAGCCCACGTCCTCAGCGAGTTCCGCAAATTCCTGTTGACCCAAATCACCTGGTTCCGCGTATTGGGCATCAAAGAAAACTTCATGCTGCATTACCTGGCCACGCCCACCTCGAACAACTACGCAGAGCTAGGCTACGGTCTGGACGTTGGCATTCGCTTCCCCTTCCGCTTAGAGGTTGTGAATAGTTTTGAAGGTTTCAAATACAAACACACTGTTTTCCGGGTTGGGACGACGATGAACTTTAATTTGGGGCGAAACTGA